The proteins below come from a single Calonectris borealis chromosome 33, bCalBor7.hap1.2, whole genome shotgun sequence genomic window:
- the LOC142074109 gene encoding carnitine O-acetyltransferase-like produces MGRSPWALVAPGERDRTRRLVREFGAPGGAGPRLQERLRRQPPTAPRLPEWPWGSSERLPLPVHTSAGLVLPRQDWEDWRGQLWFAARLIVGVLDYRAQLERRDPPEPWVQAAFGGCRVPGPQRDEVLRLPPGAQPPPFVTVIRNCQFFQVEACGEAGTPLPAAALGAVLGGLRARAGRGGAPPLGLLTGQHRHAWGRVYRLLMRDRLNRASIGRIQRSLFALSLDAPVLAAAGGRGPGGGAGQVLHGGGACANSGNRWFDKTLQFIVGEDGTCGVIYDPAVIDGAVVAEMVDHALDYCRRPEPGPALMTSPPLPPPQRLRFSLGPETAPEVERAKRHLDSLAADVEVHCFSHEGFGAGGGLRAEAIVQVALQVAFYRAHGSLCASCEPTSLRHVLPGCTDLLRPPGPPCLALARALDDPQAEAELQLALLGEAVEAQSRHRQEVLAGQGAERHLQGLRQAAIAAGEPLPDIFMDPAYALATHFRLCTVQVRSREGCWLLRGPLVPDGYGVGVGHVAPRDPRDPPGGLRVAVTAFACCHQTEAARLGAALQGALDSLGGLLRRHGPPAGLPLPQDPPGDA; encoded by the exons ATGGGGCGGTCGCCGTGG GCGCTGGtggccccgggggagcgggacCGGACCCGCCGCCTGGTCCGGGAGTTCGGGgcgcccgggggggccgggccccgcctGCAGGAGCGGCTGCGCCggcagccccccacagccccccgcctGCCG GAGTGGCCGTGGGGCTCCAGCGAGCGGCTGCCGCTGCCCGTGCACACCAGTGCCGGACTGGTGCTGCCCCGGcaggactgggaggactggaggGGGCAGCTGTG GTTCGCTGCCCGGCTCATCGTGGGCGTCCTCGACTACCGGGCGCAGCTggagag GCGCGACCCCCCCGAGCCCTGGGTGCAGGCGGCGTTCGGGGGGTGCCGGGTGCCGGGCCCCCAGCGGGACGAGGTGCTGCGGCTGCCCCCCGGCGCCCAGCCCCCCCCCTTTGTCACCGTCATCCGCAACTGCCAG ttcttcCAGGTGGAGGCGTGTGGGGAGGCGGGGACCCCCCTGCCGGCAGCGGCGCTGGgggcggtgctgggggggctgcgggcgcgggcggggcggggcggggccccgcCCCTGGGGCTGCTGACGGGGCAGCACCGGCACGCCTGGGGGCGGGTCTACCGCCTGCTGATGCGGG ACCGACTGAACCGGGCCTCGATTGGCCGGATCCAGCGCAGCCTCTTCGCGCTCAGCCTGGATGCGCCAGTGCTGGCGgccgccggggggcggggcccagggggcggggccgggcaggtGCTGcacgggggcggggcctgcgccAACAGCGGCAACCGCTGGTTCGATAAGACCCTTCAG TTCATCGTGGGGGAGGACGGGACCTGCGGGGTCATCTATGACCCGGCCGTGATTGATGGCGCCGTCGTGGCGGAGATGGTCGACCACGCCCTTGACTATTG CCGCCGCCCAGAGCCTGGCCCCGCCCTGATGACATcaccgcccctccccccgccccagcggctCCGCTTCAGCCTCGGCCCTGAGACCGCCCCTGAGGTGGAGCGGGCGAAACGGCACCTGGACAG cctGGCGGCGGACGTGGAGGTTCACTGCTTCTCCCACGAGGGCttcggggcgggcggggggctgcgggcggagGCCATCGTCCAGGTGGCCCTGCAGGTGGCCTTCTACAG GGCCCACGGCTCCCTCTGCGCCTCCTGCGAGCCCACCTCCCTGCGGCACGTCCTGCCCGGCTGCACCGACCTGCTgcgcccccccgggcccccctgcctggccctggcccgCGCCCTCGACGACCCCCAGGCCGAG GCGGAGCTGCAGCTGGCGCTGCTGGGCGAGGCCGTGGAGGCGCAGAGCCGCCACAGGCAGGag GTGCTGGCGGGGCAGGGGGCCGAGCGGCACCTGCAGGGGCTGCGGCAGGCGGCCATCGCGGCGGGGGAGCCGCTCCCCGACATCTTCATGGACCCGGCCTACGCCCTCGCCACCCATTTCCGCCTCTGCACCGTCCAG gtgcgcTCCCGCgagggctgctggctgctgcggggGCCACTGGTGCCTGACGGCtacggggtgggggtggggcacgtggccccccgggacccccgggacccccccggggggctgcgtGTGGCCGTCACCGCCTTCGCCTGCTGCCACCAGACGGAGGCCGCCCGCCTGGGGGCCGCGCTGCAGGGGGCCCTCGACAGCCTCGGGGGGCTGCTGCGCCGCCACGGCCCCCCCGCAGGGCTCCcactcccccaggacccccccggtgATGCCTGA
- the PPT2 gene encoding lysosomal thioesterase PPT2 isoform X1, with protein sequence MPAAWRGVGRGGGAAAPAFLPPLLLLLLLRGVAGGSYRPVVIVHGLFDSPSDFRHLRAFINESHPGTEVTVLDLFDRGASLRPLWVQVEGFRRALAPIMANAADGIHLLGYSQGGLICRALLATMPDHNVHSFISLAAPQMGQYGDTDYLKWLFPRHMKSNLYRLCYTPLGQGVSICNYWNDPHHRELYLNSSDFLALLNDERVHPNASDWKRNLLRIQSLVLIGGPDDGVITPWQSSLFGFYDANETVREMSAQAVYLQDTFGLKTLAARGALGGCAVPGVGHTAWHSHRPVYERCIRPWLT encoded by the exons atGCCCGCTGCGTGGCGCGgcgtggggcgcggggggggggccgcagccccggccttcctcccccccctcctcctcctcctcctcctgcggggGGTCGCGGGGGGCTCCTACCGCCCCGTCGTCATCGTCCACGGCCTCTTCGACAGCCCCAGCGACTTCCGACACCTCCGCGCCTTCATCAACGAG agCCACCCGGGGACGGAGGTGACGGTCCTGGACCTCTTCGACCGGGGGGCTTCGCTGCGCCCGCTGTGGGTGCAGGTGGAGGGGTTCCGCCGCGCCCTCGCCCCCATCATGGCCAACGCCGCCGACGGCATCCACCTGCTGGGCTACAGCCAGG GGGGTCTCATCTGCCGGGCGCTGCTGGCCACGATGCCCGACCACAACGTCCACAGCTTCATCTCACTGGCGGCCCCCCAGATGGGGCAGTACGGGG ACACCGACTACCTGAAGTGGCTCTTCCCCCGGCACATGAAGTCCAACCTCTACCGGCTCTGCTACACCCCCCTGGGCCAGGGGGTCTCCATCTGCAACTACTGGAACg acccccaccaCCGCGAGCTCTACCTGAACAGCAGCGACTTCCTCGCCCTCCTCAACGATGAGCGGGTGCACCCCAACGCCTCTG ACTGGAAGCGGAACCTGCTGCGGATCCAGAGCCTGGTGCTGATCGGGGGCCCCGACGACGGCGTCATCACGCCCTGGCAGTCCAG cCTTTTCGGTTTCTACGACGCCAACGAGACGGTGCGGGAGATGAGCGCCCAGGCG GTTTACCTGCAGGACACGTTTGGGCTGAAGACgctggcggcgcggggggcgctgggggggtgcGCGGTGCCGGGCGTGGGGCACACGGCCTGGCACTCCCACCGCCCCGTCTACGAGCGCTGCATCCGCCCCTGGCTCACGTAG
- the PPT2 gene encoding lysosomal thioesterase PPT2 isoform X2 produces the protein MPAAWRGVGRGGGAAAPAFLPPLLLLLLLRGVAGGSYRPVVIVHGLFDSPSDFRHLRAFINESHPGTEVTVLDLFDRGASLRPLWVQVEGFRRALAPIMANAADGIHLLGYSQGGLICRALLATMPDHNVHSFISLAAPQMGQYGDPHHRELYLNSSDFLALLNDERVHPNASDWKRNLLRIQSLVLIGGPDDGVITPWQSSLFGFYDANETVREMSAQAVYLQDTFGLKTLAARGALGGCAVPGVGHTAWHSHRPVYERCIRPWLT, from the exons atGCCCGCTGCGTGGCGCGgcgtggggcgcggggggggggccgcagccccggccttcctcccccccctcctcctcctcctcctcctgcggggGGTCGCGGGGGGCTCCTACCGCCCCGTCGTCATCGTCCACGGCCTCTTCGACAGCCCCAGCGACTTCCGACACCTCCGCGCCTTCATCAACGAG agCCACCCGGGGACGGAGGTGACGGTCCTGGACCTCTTCGACCGGGGGGCTTCGCTGCGCCCGCTGTGGGTGCAGGTGGAGGGGTTCCGCCGCGCCCTCGCCCCCATCATGGCCAACGCCGCCGACGGCATCCACCTGCTGGGCTACAGCCAGG GGGGTCTCATCTGCCGGGCGCTGCTGGCCACGATGCCCGACCACAACGTCCACAGCTTCATCTCACTGGCGGCCCCCCAGATGGGGCAGTACGGGG acccccaccaCCGCGAGCTCTACCTGAACAGCAGCGACTTCCTCGCCCTCCTCAACGATGAGCGGGTGCACCCCAACGCCTCTG ACTGGAAGCGGAACCTGCTGCGGATCCAGAGCCTGGTGCTGATCGGGGGCCCCGACGACGGCGTCATCACGCCCTGGCAGTCCAG cCTTTTCGGTTTCTACGACGCCAACGAGACGGTGCGGGAGATGAGCGCCCAGGCG GTTTACCTGCAGGACACGTTTGGGCTGAAGACgctggcggcgcggggggcgctgggggggtgcGCGGTGCCGGGCGTGGGGCACACGGCCTGGCACTCCCACCGCCCCGTCTACGAGCGCTGCATCCGCCCCTGGCTCACGTAG